The DNA segment TTGAAATACCAACTAACAATGGAATGTTCCTCAATAAAATTGAAGAAGATGGGACTTCAAATGGGTGTCCtaactctgtggtcactaaagatccaatGACACTTATTACATGTGTATGCAATGATGAGTACCATTTTATGTGTAATGTGTATATCAAAATGTATTCTTATCATGTAATACTGTGTATAAAAGTACCCTGTATGTAAAGTGTATGAATAATGTATATATAACAAAAtatctgtaaaaaaaagaaaagttaaACAAGTTTACTTTGGGCCAATAAAAGTAGAGTATGTAAGTTGGGTTAGCGTGGTGAGTTTCCCCGTACACTGTTTGGGTGCTTTGGGTGTTTAGAAAAGTGTCATTTAATTCCAATcaattatttattattaaatgTTTTGCCATCTTCCATAGCTTGAAGACCATGCCTTTGTACAGTGGCCAACTGGTTCAAAATACTGTAAAGGTGGACTGCATGGCTATGTTaagttaaataaacaaattaCTATAGTAAGGGCCTAGGTGCCAAATAAAGTCACAGGGTTGAAGTTTATATCTTAAaccagttaaaaaatatatatataattcggTGAACATTTCTGTTAAACTGTTGTGGATTTTGgaaataaaaatctaaaatgaaaatatgtcaatttgTTTGTCTATATGCCATTTAAAATACAATGCAGATATTGGAGTAAACCTATTTTGGGGTAAGACAAGTAACTATGAGTAAAGGCAAATATCATGATACGCTTGCGAGCTGAGTTTGAATAAAACATCTGATTACCATTTTGCATTTACAACGTTTGGTTTTATTATAGTTAATAAATAACCACATCATTGGTGAATCACTAGATAAAACAAATGCATGTctctttttaaaataaaatcttaATTATGGTTAAGGAAACCGAGCAGCATATTCTCCTATAAAAAACAAAAGTCATCAAGAATATTAACAATTATAAAACTGTGAATATCTTACCATAATTGTTTTACATGtagacaataccaaaataaacgcgaaactgtttctggatgctcAACACAAAAAGTACAATCAATGTTCATGTCTTTTTTTTTAGTTTCTTCAGGTAATGATTCGCAGGGTAATACTTATGGATCATTCTGAAAGAGACCTCCTTGACCTTGTTAACAAGCACGTTTTTGTGTGGTAATATTAGTGACCAATGTATTCGAGTAAGTTGTGACATATTGCATGTCTAGTCTGGCCTTGCATCTGATTGGTCGAGTAGGTGGgatttctgactttgtggctgtggtaacgaCCAAACTCCTCCACACGTAATCTACAATCGCGACGCTGGATGATGACGTTTGAGTTTAGGACATAAACAACATGGATGAGAGAGAAGCGCTGAAAAGGCAAATCGATCTTTTGCAAAGTAATGTGGTGTTTTACAGTTCAGTTAACATTACTGATACACAATATTTAATAACTAATACTTACCAGTTACAATTGAAAGCTGTCACGTTGGCTGTTGGAACCACCACGTTCTATGTTGATGCCTGGCTAACGCTATCTAATTTAGCTGGCACAAATTGACGTTGCTAGCTAGATACACGCTTTTCAACTTTAATTAACCACTTTTGCCAGTTACTTCTTAACCTCTTTCTGTCATCTCACAGATCTCATCAATAACCATAGAAGTATCCATGGTGATGCCCCTTCTTGTTCTGGCCAGCAGTGGCACCCAGCGAGACCACCAGCCCGAGGCAGGAGTCCCAGCTCATTTTTCAGCCCTACATTCCCCTCGCGGGGTGGGCCTCAACCCACAGGACACTGGAGGAAGACCTACACTCTCAGTAGCAAGACCAGCGCATCCCAGCACAGTAGACCTACTACACGGACTGCCAAGCCCTCTCTAGAGCAGCAAGGTAGACCAATACAGATTACCAAGCCCTCTTTAGAGCAGGCCTTAGATTCTGCATCACCAAACTCCTCTACTGGCTTCCTGTCCCTTCATGTTGCAGATACCTTACAGTCCAGCCACAGCAGTAAGGACCCAGctagaggagagaaggatggaacAAAATGTGCTACGTCTAGGGATCTAACAGGGCCAAGGGGCCAGCAGTACGCACTCACAGGGGGAGTGAGAAGATCTATGACGGGGACAGGCAGTGGATCCACAGCTATAGAGACAAAGACTGAACTCGGCAGAGGAAGGACAGAACCTGGGGGCAAGGCTGGGCTGGGAGTCTCGGGGCTTGAAGGGCCTGGACCTCCAGAGGACCAGCATAGAGAAACAAAACACGATATTCAGGCCAAGACTGAAGGGAAGAGCATAGGACTGGGACTGCCTCTGATGATTACCACCCCTGGACAAATGGACTTGTCAGGTTTCCCTACCTCAGCCAAAACGACCACCACTGCCACCAGGGTCCAGAGCACTGCTCAGCTACATATTAAACATTGTGTGACTGGGAAAACCAACACAGCAACTAAGCAGGTTGTCGCCAAGGCAACCTCCAACAACAACCCCACCCCTAGCGATGTCAATTCACTTCCTCTACcccttccacctcctctctctgctccccctaGTGCCTCTCTAAGTCCCAGGTCCAAGCTCaccccagcccagccagcctCCTCTCCCCAGAACCACTCCAAGTTTACCTGGGTGAAGAGCCATCAGCTAGGAGGAGTCAGGCCCAGCAAGGTCAGAATAGAGTCCCGGCCCCCAGAAAATCAAATCACACCTGTCACCACCACAGTCTCCCATTCTGGGGTCCCTAGCAGTTTTTCTTCCAGCCCCAGTTCCAGTAGGAAAGCCTTTGCCCCCAGAAAGAAGGTTCCCCGTAGGCTCAGTTTATCCACTGCAGTCCCTAAGACCTCCAAGTACACCTGGGTGTCCTCCTCTGCAGGGGCCCAGGCTAGGCTGTCCCGGAAGCCCCTCTCACCCAAAGACCTCCTCAAAGAGGAGGGGGTAGCCAAGAAACCAAAATCCCAAAATCTTTTAGCCAAGCAGTGTAAGGCAGCAGGGGCCTCCTCCTCCACTACCCTCAGTAGTCGCTACCGCTGGAAGGCAGGGtctgggggaggggggcagaCTGGCTCCGGGACAGGGTCCAGAGGTGGGTCTCTGTTCCGCTGGACCTCAGAGAAAGAGAACGGGTCCAGTGTCCCTCCATCTGTAACTCAACGCACCGCCTCCTCTTCCCCTGGAGGGTTCAAACTCAGGAGCAGGATGAAGATCATCAGGAGGTCTGTTAGCAGGTGAGAAAGAAGAGGATGAGGGCAGCCAGTGATTTCATTTCTCATCCATTCTCTTActatagagagcaatagtaatggtgTCTTTTTGTAAGCACTAACTCCGCCATGGCTCTTTGGGTCAAAGTCTATGGGGAGCtgaatggatttttggggggagaTCTTATACaagcttaggagatcttatacattttttttctttgagATAAATTTCTTCTAACAACTTTTTGTggattttgaagcatttatgttaAAGAAAAAGGACTtaaagcacataaaggctttacaattcataaaggtcatgttaactcaggggttcccaaactttttcgttcaggccccccttccagcattagGGAACATCTTGCGCCCCCCCTTCAAGCGCACACGCCATGTCTGTTACTATTGGCAAAAGCGCTATTCATggcacaaactgttcacacccctcttggcAGAGGAATTCATATTATTTCCCCActacctctaacacacacacgcacacacacctacctctaaCATACACATCTACCTCTAACACACACTCCTATGTATTACAGTGGGTCTGGGGCAGAACGGAGATCCAGCCCAGCAGCCATGACCCTGATCAGCCGCTACTCTCTGCGCCTTAGGACACACACTCCAGTCCGGACACACACTGCAGTAAGGACACGCACCCTTGTCCAGAGCCCGGGGGGTGTGAAGAGGACCCCGTCCCTTGAACTGGTCTCATTTGGCAGACACAAGCTACGACGTCTCTCCCCCAACCCCTCCAGGACAGGTAGGAAAAGAGAGCTGGGGAAAAGGGGGCAAACACACATGATGTACAGTCCT comes from the Salmo trutta chromosome 4, fSalTru1.1, whole genome shotgun sequence genome and includes:
- the LOC115192273 gene encoding zinc finger CCCH domain-containing protein 3-like isoform X2, whose translation is MDEREALKRQIDLLQNLINNHRSIHGDAPSCSGQQWHPARPPARGRSPSSFFSPTFPSRGGPQPTGHWRKTYTLSSKTSASQHSRPTTRTAKPSLEQQDTLQSSHSSKDPARGEKDGTKCATSRDLTGPRGQQYALTGGVRRSMTGTGSGSTAIETKTELGRGRTEPGGKAGLGVSGLEGPGPPEDQHRETKHDIQAKTEGKSIGLGLPLMITTPGQMDLSGFPTSAKTTTTATRVQSTAQLHIKHCVTGKTNTATKQVVAKATSNNNPTPSDVNSLPLPLPPPLSAPPSASLSPRSKLTPAQPASSPQNHSKFTWVKSHQLGGVRPSKVRIESRPPENQITPVTTTVSHSGVPSSFSSSPSSSRKAFAPRKKVPRRLSLSTAVPKTSKYTWVSSSAGAQARLSRKPLSPKDLLKEEGVAKKPKSQNLLAKQCKAAGASSSTTLSSRYRWKAGSGGGGQTGSGTGSRGGSLFRWTSEKENGSSVPPSVTQRTASSSPGGFKLRSRMKIIRRSVSSGSGAERRSSPAAMTLISRYSLRLRTHTPVRTHTAVRTRTLVQSPGGVKRTPSLELVSFGRHKLRRLSPNPSRTGPASLSLHSQSSQRVFRTRYKIVTRLGGATSHTPHYSHTLSWRAKRIHTARSVLQSRLRPAGQDRHPPAQHWRGRGRGMRWIGGNLYSVSANKLSRTVTTSAPINRTVRLSSPQEVSHTTSSTFIRPSSTRFVASRAVQRSLAIIRHARQKKSQKQYCMYYNRFGKCNRGNTCPYIHDPDKVAVCTRFLRGTCKQTGGTCPFSHKVAKEKMPVCSYFLKGICNNSSCPYSHVYVSRKAALCQDFIRGYCPQGEKCKKKHTLVCPDFSSSGSCPRGAQCKLQHRQRAKRTAPNPNPTTGPSAAPAKKARTKRPSLSVVLPDDQAAESSAQADPGTPSSSSLGPHKTKLPSFISLSSSPEDTDAPDTPPADGAEVTERILQIKPRL
- the LOC115192273 gene encoding zinc finger CCCH domain-containing protein 3-like isoform X1, with the protein product MDEREALKRQIDLLQNLINNHRSIHGDAPSCSGQQWHPARPPARGRSPSSFFSPTFPSRGGPQPTGHWRKTYTLSSKTSASQHSRPTTRTAKPSLEQQGRPIQITKPSLEQALDSASPNSSTGFLSLHVADTLQSSHSSKDPARGEKDGTKCATSRDLTGPRGQQYALTGGVRRSMTGTGSGSTAIETKTELGRGRTEPGGKAGLGVSGLEGPGPPEDQHRETKHDIQAKTEGKSIGLGLPLMITTPGQMDLSGFPTSAKTTTTATRVQSTAQLHIKHCVTGKTNTATKQVVAKATSNNNPTPSDVNSLPLPLPPPLSAPPSASLSPRSKLTPAQPASSPQNHSKFTWVKSHQLGGVRPSKVRIESRPPENQITPVTTTVSHSGVPSSFSSSPSSSRKAFAPRKKVPRRLSLSTAVPKTSKYTWVSSSAGAQARLSRKPLSPKDLLKEEGVAKKPKSQNLLAKQCKAAGASSSTTLSSRYRWKAGSGGGGQTGSGTGSRGGSLFRWTSEKENGSSVPPSVTQRTASSSPGGFKLRSRMKIIRRSVSSGSGAERRSSPAAMTLISRYSLRLRTHTPVRTHTAVRTRTLVQSPGGVKRTPSLELVSFGRHKLRRLSPNPSRTGPASLSLHSQSSQRVFRTRYKIVTRLGGATSHTPHYSHTLSWRAKRIHTARSVLQSRLRPAGQDRHPPAQHWRGRGRGMRWIGGNLYSVSANKLSRTVTTSAPINRTVRLSSPQEVSHTTSSTFIRPSSTRFVASRAVQRSLAIIRHARQKKSQKQYCMYYNRFGKCNRGNTCPYIHDPDKVAVCTRFLRGTCKQTGGTCPFSHKVAKEKMPVCSYFLKGICNNSSCPYSHVYVSRKAALCQDFIRGYCPQGEKCKKKHTLVCPDFSSSGSCPRGAQCKLQHRQRAKRTAPNPNPTTGPSAAPAKKARTKRPSLSVVLPDDQAAESSAQADPGTPSSSSLGPHKTKLPSFISLSSSPEDTDAPDTPPADGAEVTERILQIKPRL